The window TGCCCGATCACCCCCGGAATCGAATACGCAACCGATAAGCGGACAATACTGCTGGTTCTGCGGTCATAAAACCGAACTGCCCCCTTATTCGGTAAGCCATCGACTGATTCCCACTGAATAATTTGTTCGGGAACTAAATTGGTAATTCGAGATAACCAACTAAACTCCCAGCCCCCTGTGGCGAGTTTCCAACGGGACAAATCTGGATTATCAGCTAAAACTTCGACCGAATCGATCCATTTCATCCATCGCGGCATTTGTTCTAAATCTGACCATAAATCCCAGACCAGATCCATGGGGGCATTTACTTCGATTTCGACACTATGTTCTAGCCAGTTAGCCATTAAATTGTACTCAGAAAATCAATCAGAGGAAAAAGGTTCCTCCCCATAGATTAGCAGTTATTTTAGCAAAATCGAGGCGTTCCCAAGTGGCTAGGAATAAGAGACCGGTTGAGCAATTTAATGAGCGATTAGGTGGTTCTGTCGTTTTACCGATAAGATCAATTCGATTGTGATCAATAAGGAGAAAAACGTTGAAGCGGTTAGCCCTGATTAGCGTCTCAGATAAAACAGGCATTGTCGAATTTGCCCAGCAGTTAGTTTCGGAGTTTGACTTTGAAATTATCAGTAGTGGCGGGACGGCCAAAACACTGATGCAAGCTGGCATTCCGGTGACCAAAGTTTCCGATTATACCGGCTCGCCGGAAATTTTAGGCGGACGGGTCAAGACCTTACATCCGCGCATTCATGGGGGGATTTTAGCCCGGCGCGATCGCGCTGACGATCAAGCGGATATGGAAGCGAATCATATTCGTCCTTTTGATTTGATTGTGGTCAACCTTTACCCCTTCGTCGCGACCATTAGCAAACCGGATGTTACGGTAGCCGATGCCATTGAAAATATTGATATTGGCGGACCCGCAATGTTACGAGCAGCCGCTAAAAACTATCAGCATTTGACGGTGATTTCCAATCCGAAGCGGTATCAGGCTTACCTGGAAGAACTCCGCAGCACTGGTGGACAACCCTCCCTTAGCTTCCGTCAAACCTGTGCTCTCGAAACCTTTACCCTCACTGCCGACTACGACCAAGCCATTAGTGCGTATTTAGCAGGGATTAATGAAGAAAAGGTTGCTCCGTTACCCCCACAGTTTAGCCTCATGGGAACGCAACGCCAAGCCCTCCGCTACGGGGAAAACCCCCATCAAAGTGCCACTTGGTATCAAACGGGTAATACTCCCACGGGTTGGGCGGGGGCAACCCAACTGCAAGGGAAAGAACTTAGCTATAACAACTTGGTGGATTTAGAAGCGGCGCGACGAATCATCAATGAGTTTACAGATCAACCCACGGCAGCGATTTTGAAACATACCAATCCTTGCGGTATCGCCTCTGCCGATGATTTGGTAACAGCTTATGAAAAGGCTTTTGCGGGGGACTCTGTCTCAGCATTTGGGGGAATTGTGGCGCTGAATCAACCCCTTGATGAAGCCACTGCAACCGCCATGACGAAAACCTTTTTGGAATGTGTGGTTGCACCCGGTTGTAACGAAGACGCAAAAGCTGCCTTAGCCAAGAAGTCCAATGTGCGGGTGTTAATTTTACCGGATCTGCAAGCGGGACCCAAGGAAATGGTCAAAGTCATTGCCGGGGGATTTTTAGTACAAACCGTGGATGACGAACCTGATCGTCCTGAAACATGGGAAGTGGCCACCGAAAAACAACCAACCGCTGAACAATTGGCGGAAATGAAGTTTGCTTGGAAAGCCGCGAAGCACGTCAAGTCCAATGCAATTGTTGTCACGCGCGATCGCGCGACCATCGGCATTGGCGCGGGTCAAATGAACCGTGTTGGTGCAGTCGAAATTGCCCTCAAGCAAGCGGGAGAGAAAACACAGGGGGCAACCCTCGCCAGCGATGGCTTTTTTCCTTTTGATGATTCGGTTCGGACTGCGGCCAAAGCAGGAATTACCACAATTATTCAACCCGGCGGTTCTCGTCGCGATGAAGATTCCATTAAAGCAGCCAATGAGTTAGGAATTGTAATGATTTTAACGGGCACTCGTCATTTCTTGCATTAACCGTTGAATAGGGGCGAATGCGGGTTCGCTCCTCATTGGAAATTTAATTTTTCGTGTTAGATTATTTGCGTTAAGACAAGGCTCAGAGAAAGGATGTCGGAGATCAAGTTAATTGTTGGCTTAGGCAACCCCGGAGAGAAATATGATAAAACACGTCATAACATTGGGTTTGAAGTCGTTGACCGTTTAGCAGAAAATTGGCAACTCGACTGGCGAGAAAATAATCGTTTTAAAGGTGAGTATTGTGAAGGAGTTGCACCGCGTTTGGGTAAGATGCGCTTGTTAAAACCGAATACTTACATGAATCGTTCGGGACAAGCCGTGCGTGCAGTTTGCGATTGGTATAAATTTTCTCCGGAATCCATTCTCATCATTTATGATGATCTGGATTTGCCAGTGGGACGATTGCGTTTGCGATTATCTGGTTCAGCCGGTGGACACAATGGCATGAAATCTATTATTTCTCATTTAGGCACCGAACAGTTTCCACGATTGCGCATTGGCATTAAAAAAGCGGATGCGACCCCAAAAGAGACAATCAGTCATGTCCTAGGGAAGTTTTCCCCTGAAGAACAACCTTATATCAACGAAGCTTTAAAGATTGCGCCAGAAGTCATCGAAACCGCTTTGACCGATGGTTTGGAAAAAGCGATGAGTCTTTATAATGCTCAAAAATAATTCTTCTGTCAAAGGGAGTATCTATCCTAAAAGCAAAGTCCACCCGTATTGATCAAATTAACTTGATCGCGCTCTGTATTTTTTAATCAATTAGCCAGTCAAAGATTACGCCTTGCTCAACCGAAGGCGTAAGCAACGCGCATCAATATCATGACAATCTCAGCTTAACTCCCTGTTTGAATCGGCATATCACTGAATCGAATGAGTGATTCATCGCAATTTTAACTTCAACTGGAACTCACTTCAGCCTTT of the Cyanobacteria bacterium GSL.Bin1 genome contains:
- the purH gene encoding bifunctional phosphoribosylaminoimidazolecarboxamide formyltransferase/IMP cyclohydrolase translates to MKRLALISVSDKTGIVEFAQQLVSEFDFEIISSGGTAKTLMQAGIPVTKVSDYTGSPEILGGRVKTLHPRIHGGILARRDRADDQADMEANHIRPFDLIVVNLYPFVATISKPDVTVADAIENIDIGGPAMLRAAAKNYQHLTVISNPKRYQAYLEELRSTGGQPSLSFRQTCALETFTLTADYDQAISAYLAGINEEKVAPLPPQFSLMGTQRQALRYGENPHQSATWYQTGNTPTGWAGATQLQGKELSYNNLVDLEAARRIINEFTDQPTAAILKHTNPCGIASADDLVTAYEKAFAGDSVSAFGGIVALNQPLDEATATAMTKTFLECVVAPGCNEDAKAALAKKSNVRVLILPDLQAGPKEMVKVIAGGFLVQTVDDEPDRPETWEVATEKQPTAEQLAEMKFAWKAAKHVKSNAIVVTRDRATIGIGAGQMNRVGAVEIALKQAGEKTQGATLASDGFFPFDDSVRTAAKAGITTIIQPGGSRRDEDSIKAANELGIVMILTGTRHFLH
- a CDS encoding aminoacyl-tRNA hydrolase; this encodes MSEIKLIVGLGNPGEKYDKTRHNIGFEVVDRLAENWQLDWRENNRFKGEYCEGVAPRLGKMRLLKPNTYMNRSGQAVRAVCDWYKFSPESILIIYDDLDLPVGRLRLRLSGSAGGHNGMKSIISHLGTEQFPRLRIGIKKADATPKETISHVLGKFSPEEQPYINEALKIAPEVIETALTDGLEKAMSLYNAQK